Genomic DNA from Bos indicus x Bos taurus breed Angus x Brahman F1 hybrid unplaced genomic scaffold, Bos_hybrid_MaternalHap_v2.0 tig00004192_arrow_arrow_obj, whole genome shotgun sequence:
ATGAATTCACTACAATTACTTTTATCATCTCTTCCATCATCAATATTACTGCTAAGCAAGCTCACTTTTCCACAACAGTTCTAATTCCAATTCCATTGCATCCTGTTCAGGACCACAAAATACAATGGAAGAGTTTCCGATCTCTTTTACGAAACAGCAAAACTCTTGCTCACGAACTGGGTAAGCACAAACGCACTGTGATCAGCATCATTCATGAAGCTAAGACACTGAAGTCTATTTAGCCTTCTATGAAAACAAtcaaagtttgaaaattttctaagGAGAACTGGTGAATCTCCACGTCATCGTACAGAACAGGAATGCAAAGAAGCTGATACACTGGTTCCCCAAACTGCCCCAGGCCCTCACTTCTGAGAAGGCTGACCGCTCCCTCTTCAATCTCAGAGCCAAGGATCACCTGGATGCTGCTCTGGCTCAGGCCACCTCATCCTCCTCCCTTGCAGCCTCTGCAGACTGCAGTGGGAAGGTCCTCAAAGCCCTTTGTTTGACCCTGAGCAGAAATGCCATGACTTCCCACTTGCTGGTCTCCGCATAAGCCCGGGGACCCCACAGGAACTCATAGCGAGCAGGGTGGCTGTAAGGCACCTGCCGGTACTCCAGGTacccctcctgcacccacgcgTGGGTCAGAAGCGCCCTGGGCTCCCCAAAGATGCAGTGCACACTCCCGACACACACACCCAATCTGCTGAGTGCTCCCCAGACCTTCTCCTCAGGGGCACGGTCTCCATTCCGCATGATCAGGTTAAGGACCAGCACCAGGAGGCCAGCCTTGGGGATGCTCTGCCCACTGTTCAGCATTGCGTTGCAGGTGAGGCCCAGGATGGGGACCATGATGTAGATGTGCTCCCTGGGGTCCACCTCCTTCACTTCCACGCCAAAGACCAGCTGCAGGCACTGCGAGGCTTGGTTGAAGACCACCGGGAAGTATTCCTGGTTATCCCTGAGGACCTTATTCAGCATTTCCGCCTGGGAGGTCAGCTCCTTGGCTCGATACTTGAGGAGCAGGAACTTCATTAGGCTAGCTATCATCTCATTCAGCGCTTCCTGGGGCAAGGACTCCCCAGTGCCTAAGGAGGACACTGTGGGGGAGGAGGCCGAGGCGGATGCAGCCACCCCTGCCTCAGCCCCCAAGAGCTGCACATTCACCGGGCCCTGGGCCTCGCCAGGGTCCTGAAAATCTTCCTCGGGCTTGCTCAGTTCACTCATCTCGACCACGAGCGCGATACCTGGGATCAAACCACAGACAGGAGTCAGCCAGGGTGACAGATGGGGACCACAGGCCAGGCTGGGGGAGAGAGGGGCTGTGAATGGCCTCAGCTGAGCACCACACCCTGGGCGGACTGACACAGGCAACCTACAGGTCTCCTCTTGAGGGCTGGGTGCTCTCAGACCTCACAGGGGCAAGCCTCCAGGGCAGCCAGTCCCCTGGCTACCGGAAGGAGGAAGTGAGGTGGCTCCGCAGGGTGCAGTCAGCACAGTCCAAGATTTCCAAGGCTGACAAGGTGGGGGATTAGGCCCTTGTGGGGTCCCTTCTGTTCTGGGGTGGGGAGCCCCTGGTGCACACTCAGGGTACCCTCCTCACCTTGACCCCTGGTACTGCCTGGacctcctctgccctctgaccTCAGGACACCAGCTGCAGCCCTCTGCCTTCGCCTCCTggttcctgcagctcctgtgagAAAAAGGGAGGGGGCAGCTCGGGGGTATCCTGTGGCACTGCCCTGAGCCTTCTGTGACAGTACGAGGGGTGGACTCTGTGAGGTCCCCCCAGTTGTGTGGCGGGAGGTCCCCTCAGGGCTCCCTTGTAGTGCTCACCTTGCCCCTGGCACGACCTGGTCCCTCCCCTCTGGGGACCTGCATGGAAATTCAGAACAAGATCCCAGCCTCCACAGAAAGCGCTGAGGGGCTCCACACGCTGCCGAACCTGCCCAGGGCTTCCTGTGGGTCCTAGGCTGGGGAGATGCTCggtcatcagctcctcctcacgTCCTGCCTGGCCTCCCAGCACTGACCACAGGGGTGGGGGTCTGCTTAGTCCTCCCTCGGGTTTGGGGAGTTCAGCCTCTGCCGACCTGAAGCCTCTGCCCTCCGCCCAGAAAAAACCTCACCTCCCGAGGTCCCTAAGCCAGAAGTCAAGAAACTGCTCACCCCACTCTAGGGCCTCCAAGAGTCCCCACAAGGGCTAGGATCCCTGCCTCCCTGTTGGGGTCTTTCCGCCTCAGTCCATCCTTGCATGCAGCCTGGCCCTCAGGCAGGACCGGAGACTGTCCCGTCCGCCATTTTGAGACCCCTCCGCTTTCACAAGATCCCCAGTCTCTCTGAGACCAGCATGTGagaaaggcagacagacagaatgTGCTCCCAGGGCCGACTACAGGGGCGGGGATCTGTGGGGTTCCGTCGGTCCTCATGCAGGGTCCCCTCAGTCCTCCTTCAGGCACCTCACCTGCCTCCGGCCGGGACCTGGGATTCTCGCCTCTCCCCAGCTGAAGCCCCGCCCCTTATACCAGGGCCCCAGTCTCTCCAAGACCCGGATGTCAGGAAGTCAGACCATGCCTGCTGCGCTCATCCTACCCCCACAGTTGCCCTGGACTGACGGCAGAGATGAGCTTCTCTGAGGTGTCCTCTGATTGGAGTTCAGGGTCCTCTAGTTCCTCCTCAGGGTCCTCAACCTGACACCCCACCAGACCTGGGAATTGGACCACCTAAGGCTCCGCCCCATATGCAAGGTCCCCAGTCTGAGATCCGGACGTCAGGAAGTCAGGCCGCCTAACCAGGTCTCCAGTCTGAGATCAGGATATGAGGAAGTGAAACCCCGCACATTGGGCTCATCCTACCCCAGGGCCGCCAAGGACCGGCAGCAGCTACAAGCTTCTCTGAGGTCTCCTCCGATTGGGGTCCAGAGCCCGCTCAGTCCTCCCTCAGGGTCCTCAACTTGAAACTCTGGAGGAGCCGGGCTTCTTCCCTCTGCTCACCTGAGGCCACGCCCCCTTTCCCAGGTCCCCAGTTTCTCTGAGACCTGGATGTCAGGAAATGCAACATGTGCTCATCCACCCTCTGTGCTCCCTGAGCCTTGATGTGAGGGTCCCGCCTCTGGTCAACACAAAGGGCATCCCCAGATCTGTCAGGGCTCAAGATGTGGTCCCTGAGGGATGATGAAAGGCAACCCCACTGATCCCTGCCCCTGCTGTCAGCCCTGGGCCACCCTGGTGGTGGGATGAGCACTTGGCAGCCTGTTCTGACTTGCGCATCTGCGTCTCAGAGACATTAGGCAACTGTTAGACGGGGCAGGGCCTCAGATGGGCAGGCGGGAAGATCTTAGTTATTTTGAGGGTCAAGGTGAGGACACTGAGGGAGGACTCAGGGGCTGCTGGACCGCAGAGCAGAGTGGGCCCTGGGAGGACACAGGGCAGACGAACCATGCTGTGTTTCCTGACATCCGGGTGTCAGAGAGACTGGGGACCTGGTATAGGGGGCTGACTTCCTGACATCCAGGTCTCAGAGAAACTGGGGTCCTGACATAAGGGATGGGGCatgagtggggagaggagagaatccAAAGTCCTACACAGAGACAAGTTGAGGTCCCTGAGGGACGACTGAAGGGACCCCAAGTGAAGACTCTAGGGACCCCAAGGTGAGACTGATGGAACCCCACAGATCTCAGCCCCTGTTATCGGCCCTGGGAGCCCTCGGGGTGAGAAGAGCACACTTGGTCTGTCCTGTCTTCCTGAGATCCGGGTCTGTGAGAGTAGGGACCTGGTGTGAGGAGCAGGGACCTCTTCCCACCTTTCCTGGTGGGGAGAGGACAGAGCCTAGGTCCACCAGAAGTCAAGGTGAACACCCTGAGTGAGGACTGAGGGTAGTCAGATCTCAGACCAGAGGGAACCCTGGTAGTCCCCAGGCAGGACGACCTCATGCCGCATTGCCTGACATCCCTGTCAGAGAGACAGGTGAAAGCAGCAGAGCCTCCAGATTGCAGACAGGACACTTGCAGGTCTTGCCTGGAGTACAGGCTCCATGCGAGGAGGGACAGAGGCAGTTAGACCCCAACAGGGAGGGATCTTGGCCCTTGCAGGAGGGTCTTGGAGGGCCCAGAGCAGGGTGAGCAGGGTGAGCAGTTTCTTGACATCTGGCCTAGGGACCTCGTGAGATGAGGTTTTTCGGGTGGAGTGCGGATGGCTTCAGGTTAGCAGAGGCTGGACACACCAACCCTGATGGAGGACTAAGCAGACCCCCGCCCCTGCGGTCAGTGCTGGGAGGCCAGGCAGGACGTGAGGAGGAGTTGAGGACCGAGCATCTCCCCAGCCTAGGACCCGCGGGATTCCCTGGGCAGGTGCAGCCTCATGTGGGGCCCCTCAGCACTTTTTGTTCAGGCTAGGGTCTTGTTCTGAGTTTCCTCGCAGGTCCCCAGAGGGTAGGGGCCAGATTGTACCAGGGGAAAGGTGAGCACTGCAAGAGAGCCCTGAGGGGACCTCCCACCACACAAAACTGAGGGGACCTCACAGAGTCCACTGCTCGTACCGTCAGAGAAGGCTCAGGGCTGTGCCACAGGATACCCCCAGCtgcctcctccctttctctcacaGGAGCTCCAGGAACCAGGAGGCAAAAGCAGAGGTCTGAGGGCCATGTCCTGAAGTCAGAGAGCAGAGGTGGTCCAGGCAGTACCAGGAGTCAAGATGAGGAGGGTGCCCTGAGTGTGCACCAGGGGCTCCCCATCCCAGAACAGAGGGGACCCCACAAGGGCCTAATCCCACTACCTTGTCAGTTGTGGAAATCTTGGACTGTGCTGACTGCACCCTGGGGAGACAcctcacttccttcttcaggtagCCAGGGGACTGGATGCCCTGGAGGCTTGCCCCTGTGAAGTCTGAGAGCACCTTTCAAGAGGAGATGTGTAAGTGGCCTGTGGCCGTCCAGGCTGTGGTTTTCAGCTGAGGCTGTTCACAGCCCCTCTCTCCACCATCCAGGCCCGTGGTCCCCATATGTGCccatctccccccccccccacccccgcctcactCCTGCCTCAGGCTGTGGTTTGATCCCAGGCATCGCCCTCATGGTCGAGATGAGTGAGCTGAGCAAGCCCGAGGAAGAACTTAGGacccaggcccagggcccagtGGAGGCTCAGCTCTTGGGGCCTGAGGCAGGGGAGACTGCATCTGCCCCCCCACCAGTCTCTGCCCTTGCCCCCGGTAGCTCTGAATGAGATGGTGGCCAACCTGATTAAGTTCCTGCTGCTCAAGTATCCAGCCAAGGAGCTGACCTCCCAGGTGAAAATGCTAAAGAAGGCCCTCAGGGATAACCAGGAGCACTTTCCGGCAGTCTTCAGCCAAGCCTCACAGTGCCTGCAGCTGGTCTGTGGTGTGGAGGTGAAGAAGGTGGAACCCAGGGAGCACATCTACATCATGGTCCCCACCATGGGCCTCACCTATGATGTGATGCTGAacagtgggcagggcctgcccagggccagcctcctgGTGCTGGTCCTCAGCCTCATCATGTGGAATGCAGACCACGCCCCTGAGGAGAAGGTCTGGGGAGCACTCAGCAGGATGGGTGTGTGTGTCAAGAGTGAGCACTGCAACTTTGGGGAGCCCAGGGAGCTGCTTACCCACACGTGGGTGCAGGAGGGGTACCTGGCATACCGGCAGGTGCCTGACAGCCACCCTGCCCGCTCTGAGTTCCTGTGGGTTCCCCAGGCCTATGCGGAGACCAGCAAGTGGGAAGCCATGGCATTTCTGCTCAGGGTCAAACAAAGGGCTTTGAGGGCCTTCCCACCCCTGTCTACAGAGGCTGCAAGGGAGGAGGACGAGGCGGCCTGAGCCAGAGCAGCATCCAGGTGATCCTTCCCTCTGTGATTGAAGAGGGAGAGATCAGCCTTCTCAGAAGTGCTGGCCCAGGCCAGTTGGGGAAACTGGTGTATAGCATCTTTGGGTTCCTGTTCTCTATGATGACATGGGGATTCATCTGTTTTCTTTAGAGAACTTTCAAACTTTGATTATTTTCGTAGAAGGCTAAATAGACTTCAGTGTCTTAACTTAGTGAATGATGTTGATCACAGTGTGTTTGTACTTACCCAGTTCAAGAACAAGAGCTTCACTGTTTTGTAAAAGAGACTGGAGACTCTTCCATTGTGTTTTGTGGTCCTGAACAGGATGCAATGGAATTGGAATTGGAACTGTTGTGGAAAAGTGAGCCTACTTAGCAGTAATATTGATGCAGGAAGAATTAGATGATAAAAGTAATTGTAGTGAATTCATGGTTCTGTCCTTCTTGTGTGTCATTTTCTAAAACTAAATTATCTCTCTCTATTTGGATTTGCCTGGGTTATTTTAGGAAGTAGCAGATAATTAATTGAGCCCCCTGCTCACTGGCTCGTGTATTCCAAAGACCTTTATGGAGCCTCTGCTCTGTGAAATGCTGTGTTAGCAGTGGGGACACTAGGAGAAGCAGGACACCCCCACACCTAGAGTGACGGTCTAGGAGCTGCAGTCACATGAGGAAGGTGGAAAGACATCCCCTAGTCGCAATGAACAATGCAACCCAGGGCGGGGTGGTGGGGTTACAGGAGGAGTGTTGGGCTGTTGGTGCCTGAGCCAGGGTGGTTTGGAGCTTGGGAAAGCTGGGTTCCTTCTGTGGGAGGTGATTGTGATGAGGCTGGGTGGTGGCAGCCCTCAGACTTGCAGACAGTGTGTCTGGGGGGTGACGGGAAATTCTGAAATGGATCATTGCTGTGAGGTGTCCTTTTGCATCTTGGATAAAGTCCAGAGAGATCTCTTTCttgggcaggaaggaaggggccCTGGCTCTTGTCACATTGCTGTTGATCACAGGGGCAAATGAGGTGTTTTCAtaccccatgctgctgctaagtcacctcagtcgtgtccgactctgtgcgaccccatagacggcagcccaccaggctcccccgtccctgggattctccaggcaagaacactggagtgggttgccatttccttctccaatgcatgaaagtgaaaagtgaaagtgaagtcgctcagtcgtgcccaactcttagtgaccccatggactgcagcctaccaggctcctccatccatgggattttccaggcaagagtactggagtggggtgccattgccttctccgtactccAAGACTAGGTACGGGtaaaatatcagacaaatccCAATCAAGGGACATTGTACAAAACATCTACtgagtactcctcaaaactgtcaatatcatccaaaacaaagaaatgttaaagcTATGGGGAAGCCAAGGAGACATTACAACTAAATGTTAGGCTGGTTTCCTGgccaggatcctggagtgggtaaaaCCTATAGAAATCTGAGTAAAGTATGGGCTTTAGTTGATAATAAATAATGCATCAATACTTCCTCATTAATACTTCCTCAGTAATTCCTCAGTAATAAATGTATCATATTAATGTAAGATATTAGTAAGCGGGGAAACTGGGTGAGGGCATATGAGAAGTCCACGATTTTCACAAATATTATTCAAATCTTAAAGGGTTACAATGGAAAAGCTCAAATTAAAGTCTATTgacagtttcaaaataaaaaaaaaaaaagacaacgaAACTTTGGAGAAAAGATGCTGAGTGTGTTTAAAAaagggcaaaaccaatacaatattgtaaagtaaaaaagaaaaaaaaagaaaaagacacaatttaaaaaaaaaaaaaaaaaggaaaaagaaaggaaaccaaatgCAAGCACACAGAACCTGTAAGTCTGAAACAACCCTTGCTAAATTATCTTCAGCTTTTCCTCTCCCTTAACCTCCAACCCCATAGAATATACTAACTGGGCCTCTTCCACCACAGAAACATCTCTGGATCCACTTTTTTATCAAGCCCCACAAACACTACCCTGATCCAACCTCATGATGTTTTGCCTGGATATGGGAAGAGCCACCACCTGGAGGCCAGGGGTAGACCTGGAACCCTGTATTGCCCAAAATCCACTTTAAGACGATTGCCAGTGTTATCTGCCACAGAAGAAGTCTGGCAAGTTCCAGCACGGGTCAGTGTCTTGCCAAAGATAAAAGAGTCCAGAGCAAACCTTTAGCTGTGCATACATGAGAGTGTGCTCAGTCGCAcagccatatccgactctttgcgaccccatggaatgcagtcccccgggctcctctgtccgtgggatttcccaggcaagaatacttgagtggactgccatttcctcctctagagtaccttcccacccagggatcaaacttgcgtctcccacattgcaggcggattctttaacagagcctccagggaagccatgagGAAACACAGGGCCTTCTCAGAAGAGCAGAACATTCACTGAGACTCCTTAAGCCAGGGGAGGCGCCTGTCCAATCGCTGATGCCCTGGGCAAGATCAGCTTGGGAACAGGGTGGTGTGTTTCCACACAGAGGCTGTTGCAGAAGATGCTGGATCCTGGAATTGACCTCCAGAAAAGTCGGTGGGGGACAGGGGGCAGTTTGGGCCTCCTAGCAGCCAAAGGCCTGAGGTTCTTATGTACCCAGAGCAAGAACCCAACCACACCTAACAGTCATATCCAATAAGGGGCATGAGGAGTACCTGTTATGAGAGCTGTCACGTATCCATCCTGGAGTGAAACCTGGGGCTGTGGTCCTGGCCTTGGCCCCAGAGCACGGATGTCCTCATGGAGGCCGGGGTGGCAGCTCACCTGCAGCAGCATctgctcccccctccctctcctggccAGTCCCGGGCAAGTCAGATGGGATCCCCAGGGCCTTGCTGCTTCCACCTCTCTGGGGCAGCCGACCCTCTGCACAGCCTGCACCCCTGGGAGGCCAGATTCCTCTCCTCCCTGGTTCCTTTCCAAATCCTCATTGGAGTCTGTGGCCTCTGGCACCTAGGAGAGCGTCCTGGGTACGATCCCTGCCATCTGCTAGAGCCTGTCCTCTGCTCAAACAGCCCGACTGGCTCCTAGCTGTCTCCACGGGTGGCTGACCAGACACCCCTCTGCCTCTCTTACTCAGGCTCAAAAGCCATGACCTAACAGTCACATTCAAAGACCCTGAGTTTACTCCAACACGTGGGATTCCACAGGGAATGGTCTGATACACCTCAGGATTATATAGATGTGCCCCGCACATCCATGGCAATGATTACTACTGACCCACCATGAGGAGACTCGCCCAGGGGCTGCGTCAAGTCCTGCGGGTTCGAGATGAAGCACCGTGGAAGGCGATGCTGCCCTGGGACTTCCAGATAAAGATACACACATGAGGTCATCAGGACCAGGGCCTAAGCCGTTCtcagtgggggagggtgggggaggggggcaggcaggACAAAACCCAAGGCCAGGTTCTGAGGGAGAGGGGGCACTGTGGGCAGCAGGGGTGGGAGGCCTCATGACTGGGGCCCATGGGGAGTATGCTCCCAACCCCAACAGAGACCTTTGGCAGCTGGCTGCTGTCCTCCTGATGGGAGACCGGGCAGAGCCCCGAAGGGGCTTTCAGTGCCTCTCACCGGGGGTGGTGGCaggctgtgggtgggggtgggtggaatTCCTTCAGCCAGCTCCCTGTGGGCCAGCCTCTCTCAAGGATCAGAAGTGCAGGACTTTAGTCTCTGGGAGAGAAGCCTCACTCAGAgttgtctatgtctgtgtgttGTCCTGACTTGATGATTAACTCCCAGGCACCCGTGTCCCTTCAAAACAAATGGtcgtgacaaaaaaaaaaaaaatgcttcttttccaaattcactggtcACGGGTCATCACATGACCCTTCCAAAGTGAAGAGGCCTTGGCAGGGCCGTGTCCCCATGTGTGCATGGAGAGAGGAAGACAAGAAGTGACtgaacacctgctgctgctgctgctgctaagtcgcttcagtcgtgtccgactctgcgccaccccacagacagcagcccaccaggctcccccgtccctgggattctccaggcaagaacactggagtgggttgccatttccttctccaatgcatgcaagtgaaaagtgaaagtgaagttgctcagtcatgtccgactcgtagcgaccccatggactgcagcctaccaggctcctccatccatgggattttccaggcaagagtactggagtggggtgccattgccttccccaactGAATGCCTGACAGCTCTCCAATTCCACACTGCCTAGCAGATGCTCAAC
This window encodes:
- the LOC113889180 gene encoding melanoma-associated antigen 10-like, with protein sequence MSELSKPEEDFQDPGEAQGPVNVQLLGAEAGVAASASASSPTVSSLGTGESLPQEALNEMIASLMKFLLLKYRAKELTSQAEMLNKVLRDNQEYFPVVFNQASQCLQLVFGVEVKEVDPREHIYIMVPILGLTCNAMLNSGQSIPKAGLLVLVLNLIMRNGDRAPEEKVWGALSRLGVCVGSVHCIFGEPRALLTHAWVQEGYLEYRQVPYSHPARYEFLWGPRAYAETSKWEVMAFLLRVKQRALRTFPLQSAEAAREEDEVA